A DNA window from Macadamia integrifolia cultivar HAES 741 chromosome 4, SCU_Mint_v3, whole genome shotgun sequence contains the following coding sequences:
- the LOC122075702 gene encoding root phototropism protein 3-like: MKNLSLSEVAAISGKPTTPFAEECWFDDACILDMDYFVKTLTGIKAKGVRPDLIGSIIAHYASKWLPDLSVDDANKSLTDFKDSPESVTASWMKKRFCVETLVGILPPEKDSVPCNFLLRLLRIANMVSVEPAYRAELEKRISWQLDQASLKELLIPAFSHTCGTLLDVELVLRLVKRFNNMDEASKSGAALVKVAKLVDCYLAEAAVDANLTLSEFVALAGALPRHARSTDDGLYRALDTYIKAHPGIPKEGRKVLCRLIDNQKLTPEASFHAAQNERLPVRAIIQVLFSEQAKLNRQVDWSGSLSGTRSPNIGFEPSGRCPSKREVTAQQTEIRKLREDVLKLQNQCNSLQAHLEKVVEKRKGFFTWRKLRVPAFKSSSMIDGIQESEEVGELGHGQTPINMKAKLVQGRITPKWRKSMS; this comes from the exons ATGAAGAACCTTTCACTGTCTGAAGTTGCAGCCATCTCTGGTAAGCCAACAACACCATTTGCAGAAGAATGTTGGTTTGATGATGCTTGTATCCTTGACATGGACTACTTTGTTAAGACCCTTACCGGCATCAAGGCCAAAGGAGTTCGTCCAGACCTCATTGGTTCAATCATAGCTCACTATGCTTCAAAGTGGCTCCCAGACCTATCTGTTGATGATGCCAATAAGAGTCTAACAGACTTCAAGGATTCACCAGAGAGTGTCACAGCCTCATGGATGAAGAAAAGGTTCTGTGTAGAGACTCTCGTCGGAATTCTTCCTCCAGAGAAGGATTCTGTCCCTTGCAATTTCCTCCTACGACTTCTACGTATAGCTAACATGGTTAGTGTTGAGCCAGCTTATCGAGCAGAGCTTGAGAAACGGATTTCATGGCAGCTTGACCAAGCCTCATTAAAAGAGCTCCTTATACCAGCCTTCAGTCACACTTGTGGAACACTTCTGGATGTTGAACTTGTTCTTCGTTTGGTTAAGAGGTTCAACAACATGGATGAAGCTAGTAAGAGTGGAGCTGCTCTTGTCAAAGTCGCCAAACTTGTTGATTGCTACCTCGCAGAAGCTGCTGTCGATGCCAATTTGACGTTATCAGAGTTTGTGGCCCTTGCCGGAGCTCTCCCCAGACACGCTCGTTCAACAGATGATGGACTGTATCGAGCCCTTGATACCTATATCAAA GCACACCCAGGGATACCCAAGGAAGGAAGGAAAGTTCTCTGTAGATTGATTGATAACCAGAAACTCACACCAGAGGCATCCTTCCATGCAGCACAAAATGAACGTTTACCTGTCCGTGCTATAATCCAAGTGTTATTTTCTGAACAAGCAAAGCTGAATCGTCAAGTTGATTGGAGTGGATCCTTGAGTGGAACCCGAAGCCCAAACATTGGATTTGAGCCATCAGGGCGCTGCCCATCAAAGCGTGAAGTGACAGCACAGCAGACGGAGATAAGAAAGTTGCGAGAAGATGTTCTTAAGCTTCAGAACCAATGTAATTCCTTGCAAGCACATTTAGAAAAGGTagtagagaagaggaagggctTCTTTACATGGCGTAAGCTACGAGTACCTGCATTCAAATCTAGTAGCATGATAGATGGAATTCAGGAAAGTGAGGAAGTGGGAGAGCTGGGCCATGGGCAAACGCCTATAAATATGAAAGCAAAGCTGGTGCAAGGTCGAATCACACCCAAATGGAGGAAATCCATGTCTTGA
- the LOC122075227 gene encoding pentatricopeptide repeat-containing protein At1g08070, chloroplastic-like translates to MAVPLSLPYHTPSMASEKPGFRNTTTNKPNGTTNNNPVQTHPCLVLLEKCSNMSELKQIHAQMIRIGLFSDVISASKIVAFCALEDSGSLNYARLVFTQIPNPTSFICNSIIRGYTNKNFRREAILFYREMIQEGLFPDRFTFPSLFKSCEDLNEGMQLHCHSAKFGFALDSYIQNTLMNMYSNCGNLVSARKVFDKMVEKTVVSWATMIGSYAQSDFPLEALELFRQMDFNKVNPNEITLVNVLTACARTRDLETGKWVHRYMDKTGMGSHVVLTTALMDAYCKCGCFTLARELFDKMPERNLYCWNVMINGHVEDSDYEEALLLFRQMQLEGVKPDKVTMASLLLACTHLGALELGKWLHLYIEKENIEVDLVLGTALVDMYAKCGIMETASRVFQAMPQRDVMTWTALIVGFAMSGQGEKALEAFNEMQRCGVKPDAITFVGVLAACSHAGLVDEGYSHFDSMSSLYGIQPSVEHYGCMVDILGRAGHIAEAEELIQNMPMPPDNLVLGGLLGACRIHGNLEAAERAAQQLLELDPDNGGTYVLLSNIYSKLGKWDEAKKTREFMVERNIKKPPGCSLIEVDGTVHEFTKGDESHARSSEINNMLEDMICCLKIAGYLPNKSEVLFDMGEEEKEDALSRHSEKLAIAFGLISTTPGSPIRIVKNLRVCSDCHSATKFISRVYNREIIVRDRNRFHHFKDGSCSCKDFW, encoded by the coding sequence ATGGCTGTTCCTCTTTCCCTCCCGTACCATACACCATCCATGGCTTCTGAAAAACCTGGATTCAGGAATACCACCACCAATAAACCCAACGGCACTACCAACAACAACCCAGTTCAAACACACCCATGTCTTGTTCTGCTAGAGAAATGCTCCAACATGTCGGAACTCAAGCAAATCCACGCCCAAATGATCAGGATTGGCCTCTTCTCTGATGTCATTTCTGCCAGTAAAATCGTTGCCTTTTGTGCTCTAGAGGATTCGGGAAGCCTCAATTATGCTCGTCTAGTCTTTACCCAGATTCCCAATCCCACCTCCttcatctgcaactccataatTAGAGGTTACACCAACAAGAACTTTCGCCGAGAAGCCATACTCTTCTATCGGGAAATGATCCAAGAAGGTCTCTTTCCAGATAGATTCACATTTCCTTCATTGTTTAAATCTTGTGAGGATTTGAACGAGGGGATGCAATTGCATTGCCATTCTGCCAAGTTTGGTTTTGCATTGGATTCTTatattcaaaacactttaatgAATATGTATTCAAACTGCGGGAATTTAGTGTCTGCTcggaaagtgtttgataaaatggtTGAGAAAACTGTGGTTTCTTGGGCCACCATGATTGGGTCTTATGCTCAGTCGGATTTCCCACTTGAAGCTTTGGAGCTTTTCCGCCAGATGGATTTCAATAAGGTGAATCCTAATGAGATTACTTTGGTGAATGTTTTAACGGCTTGTGCGAGGACGAGAGATCTGGAAACCGGAAAATGGGTTCACAGGTACATGGATAAGACTGGAATGGGGTCTCATGTGGTTCTCACCACGGCTCTCATGGATGCTTATTGCAAGTGTGGCTGCTTCACTCTGGCTAGAGAGTTGTTTGACAAAATGCCTGAAAGGAACTTGTATTGTTGGAATGTAATGATAAATGGACACGTCGAGGATAGTGATTATGAAGAGGCTTTGCTACTTTTCCGTCAAATGCAGCTTGAGGGTGTAAAACCAGACAAGGTGACGATGGCGAGCTTATTGTTAGCTTGTACCCATTTAGGTGCTCTAGAGCTTGGAAAATGGCTGCATCTCTATATTGAAAAGGAAAACATTGAAGTTGACTTAGTCCTAGGGACAGCACTTGTGGATATGTATGCAAAGTGCGGAATCATGGAGACTGCATCAAGAGTTTTTCAGGCAATGCCTCAGAGAGATGTTATGACTTGGACTGCCCTGATTGTTGGTTTTGCTATGTCTGGGCAAGGGGAGAAGGCTTTGGAGGCTTTCAATGAGATGCAGAGGTGTGGGGTGAAACCCGATGCAATTACCTTTGTTGGTGTTTTGGCTGCTTGTAGTCATGCTGGCCTTGTAGATGAAGGGTACTCACATTTTGATTCTATGTCTAGCCTTTATGGTATTCAGCCAAGTGTGGAACACTATGGGTGCATGGTAGACATATTAGGTCGAGCAGGCCATATTGCTGAAGCAGAGGAGTTAATACAAAATATGCCAATGCCACCGGATAATTTAGTACTGGGAGGTCTTCTTGGTGCTTGCCGGATTCATGGTAACCTTGAGGCTGCAGAGAGAGCAGCTCAACAGCTTTTAGAACTTGACCCAGACAATGGTGGAACCTATGTGCTCCTCTCTAATATATACAGCAAGTTAGGGAAGTGGGATGAAGCTAAGAAAACAAGAGAATTCATGGTAGAGAGAAACATTAAAAAGCCTCCTGGTTGCAGTCTGATAGAGGTGGATGGAACTGTTCATGAATTCACCAAGGGAGACGAGTCTCACGCTCGGTCTTCAGAAATAAATAACATGTTGGAGGATATGATATGCTGCTTGAAGATAGCTGGTTACCTTCCCAACAAATCTGAAGTTCTATTTGacatgggtgaagaggaaaaggaggatgcccttAGTCGCCACAGTGAGAAGTTAGCAATTGCCTTTGGGCTCATAAGTACAACCCCTGGTTCGCCAATTCGGATTGTGAAGAACCTTCGTGTGTGCAGTGACTGCCACTCTGCTACAAAGTTCATCTCCAGAGTATACAACAGAGAGATAATTGTGAGGGACAGGAATCGGTTCCATCATTTTAAGGATGGATCATGTTCATGTAAAGACTTTTGGTAA